The Spirosoma radiotolerans genome has a window encoding:
- a CDS encoding HIT family protein: MASIFSRIVAGEIPAHKIAETDEYLAFLDVMPTTTGHTLVIPKKEVDYLFDLDDDLYLGLMAFAKKVAPAIEKAVPCLRIGVAVVGLEVPHAHVHLIPMNSMADMNFHNKLKPSQDELAATAEKIRRFL, encoded by the coding sequence ATGGCTTCCATCTTCTCCCGAATCGTTGCTGGCGAAATTCCAGCCCATAAAATCGCCGAAACGGATGAGTATCTTGCTTTCCTGGACGTCATGCCGACAACGACCGGGCATACGCTCGTCATTCCTAAGAAAGAAGTAGATTATCTGTTCGATCTGGACGACGACCTCTATTTGGGCCTGATGGCTTTCGCCAAGAAAGTGGCCCCGGCCATTGAAAAAGCGGTGCCTTGTCTGCGGATTGGTGTAGCGGTGGTTGGCCTGGAAGTGCCCCACGCACACGTGCATCTGATACCGATGAACTCCATGGCCGATATGAATTTTCATAACAAACTGAAGCCGAGTCAGGATGAGCTGGCGGCCACAGCCGAGAAAATTCGTCGCTTTTTGTAA
- the greA gene encoding transcription elongation factor GreA, producing the protein MAKISYYTEEGLNRLKAELVELKTKGRTAIAHQIAEARDKGDLSENAEYDAAKDAQGLHELKISKLEEVLSNARVLDESTIDTSLVSVLSKVKIKNVKSGAEMLYTLVSEEEADLKAGRISVGSPIGKGLLGKRVGETAEIKVPAGVLEFKVIEIAR; encoded by the coding sequence ATGGCAAAGATTTCATATTACACCGAAGAAGGACTCAACCGGCTTAAAGCTGAATTAGTGGAGTTAAAAACCAAGGGACGGACGGCTATTGCCCATCAAATTGCCGAAGCGCGTGACAAGGGAGATCTTAGCGAAAATGCAGAGTATGATGCGGCAAAAGATGCGCAGGGCTTGCATGAACTGAAAATATCGAAACTCGAAGAAGTATTGTCGAACGCCCGCGTGCTGGACGAGTCGACCATCGATACCTCGCTGGTATCGGTTTTGTCGAAAGTAAAAATTAAGAATGTAAAAAGTGGGGCCGAAATGCTCTATACGCTGGTTTCAGAAGAAGAAGCCGACCTCAAAGCAGGCCGTATTTCGGTGGGTTCGCCCATTGGAAAGGGGCTGCTTGGCAAGCGTGTTGGTGAGACTGCTGAGATCAAAGTACCGGCTGGCGTACTGGAGTTTAAAGTCATCGAGATTGCCCGGTAG